From the genome of Candidatus Eisenbacteria bacterium, one region includes:
- a CDS encoding thymidine kinase: MSQPAPPLPNAGWIEVIVGSMYSGKTEELIRRLRRAQIARQRVEIFKPAIDRRYADDAIVSHSEVRIPSRTVRTAADILRHADQAQVIGIDEGQFLGRELVAVCQKLAKRGKRVIVAGLDQDYQGRPFEPMPELLAVSEYITKTLAICVVCGEPANRTYRKVRRAGRVVVGGSETYEARCRRCWELGRKVQAPELAPPPGGTHAAPTPRPRRAARAARGTRSRRLRA, translated from the coding sequence ATGTCTCAGCCCGCGCCCCCGCTCCCGAATGCCGGCTGGATCGAAGTGATCGTCGGCAGCATGTACAGCGGCAAAACGGAGGAGTTGATCCGCCGGCTGAGGCGCGCCCAGATCGCGCGCCAGCGGGTCGAGATCTTCAAGCCGGCGATCGACCGGCGCTATGCCGACGACGCGATCGTTTCGCACAGCGAAGTGCGGATTCCGTCGCGCACCGTTCGCACCGCCGCGGACATCCTGCGGCATGCCGACCAGGCGCAGGTGATCGGCATCGACGAGGGACAGTTCCTGGGCCGCGAACTGGTCGCGGTGTGTCAGAAGCTCGCCAAGCGCGGTAAGCGTGTCATCGTCGCCGGGCTCGATCAGGACTACCAGGGACGACCGTTCGAACCGATGCCCGAGTTGCTGGCAGTGTCCGAGTACATCACCAAGACCCTCGCGATCTGCGTCGTGTGCGGTGAACCCGCGAATCGCACCTATCGCAAGGTGCGGCGTGCGGGTCGCGTCGTGGTCGGCGGATCCGAAACCTACGAGGCCCGCTGCCGGCGCTGTTGGGAGCTGGGCCGCAAGGTGCAGGCTCCCGAGCTTGCGCCACCTCCTGGAGGCACCCATGCCGCTCCGACTCCGCGTCCCCGTCGTGCTGCTCGGGCTGCTCGCGGCACTCGCTCTCGCCGGTTGCGCGCCTAG
- the rsgA gene encoding ribosome small subunit-dependent GTPase A: protein MTLFDYGWNSEREASVVSHRARGLAPARVTRADRDRFVLVTEFVPCEGQVAGAFRHRASRPSEFPAVGDWVLIEPTDGGGVTRVHELLPRAGVLSRRAPGELEEEQVMAANVDVVLLVAGLDGDFNPRRIERFLAAVWEGGAQPVVVLNKADAHPEPQRAADEVSAVAPGVPVVTLSALAGDGLGALDRWLEPGRTLALLGSSGVGKSTLANRLLETAQFATGAVRETDSRGRHTTSHRELVRLASGALLVDGPGIREMQLWDAGSGVASTFEDIEALAARCRFGDCGHAQEPGCAVRSALASGALAQERYASWLKLAREQRAFAARHDARARLELKRKSRSITKSLRGRPDKRRSD, encoded by the coding sequence ATGACTCTGTTCGACTATGGCTGGAATTCCGAGCGCGAGGCGAGCGTCGTCTCACACCGCGCGCGCGGACTCGCCCCGGCGCGCGTGACGCGCGCGGATCGCGACCGTTTCGTTCTCGTCACCGAATTCGTTCCCTGTGAAGGACAGGTCGCCGGGGCGTTCCGGCATCGCGCGTCCCGCCCGTCCGAGTTCCCCGCGGTCGGCGACTGGGTGTTGATCGAGCCAACCGACGGCGGAGGGGTGACTCGGGTACACGAGCTGCTCCCGCGCGCCGGAGTGCTGTCGAGACGCGCTCCGGGCGAACTCGAAGAAGAGCAGGTGATGGCGGCGAACGTCGACGTCGTGCTGCTGGTCGCCGGTCTCGACGGCGACTTCAACCCGCGCCGCATCGAACGATTCCTCGCCGCGGTGTGGGAGGGTGGTGCGCAGCCGGTGGTGGTGCTCAACAAGGCCGATGCGCATCCCGAGCCGCAGCGGGCCGCCGATGAAGTGAGCGCAGTGGCGCCCGGTGTTCCGGTGGTGACGCTGAGTGCGCTCGCCGGCGACGGACTGGGAGCGCTCGATCGGTGGCTCGAACCGGGGCGCACGCTGGCGCTGCTCGGTTCATCGGGGGTCGGAAAGTCGACGCTCGCGAACCGGCTGCTCGAAACCGCGCAGTTTGCGACCGGCGCGGTTCGCGAGACCGATTCGCGCGGTCGCCACACCACTTCACATCGCGAGCTGGTGCGGCTCGCAAGCGGCGCGCTGCTGGTCGATGGCCCCGGCATTCGCGAGATGCAGTTGTGGGACGCGGGTTCCGGCGTGGCCTCGACGTTCGAAGACATCGAGGCGCTGGCCGCGCGCTGTCGATTCGGCGACTGCGGGCACGCGCAGGAGCCTGGCTGCGCGGTGCGCTCGGCGCTCGCGAGCGGGGCGCTCGCGCAGGAGCGCTACGCCAGCTGGCTCAAGCTTGCACGTGAGCAACGCGCGTTCGCCGCCCGTCACGATGCGCGGGCGCGCCTCGAGTTGAAACGCAAGTCGCGCTCGATCACCAAGTCGCTGCGAGGCCGGCCCGACAAGCGGAGGTCGGAC